The Oncorhynchus mykiss isolate Arlee chromosome 20, USDA_OmykA_1.1, whole genome shotgun sequence genome includes a region encoding these proteins:
- the tex2l gene encoding testis-expressed protein 2, with the protein MAEIGENVARGREEGDDGVGGLRPPHDPQSPAHFPFSAPPVRAHHVGLRRGIVIQLTGTEGEWDSLDDNELIFPLEHNDYDDQTPYISLSKERQNSMEEENQHCLDSPAFHVPLSPSSPGSLGDCSNSAPSFLSPSPATPTHRPLASLVKSLSTELELPHGSSLRPRPFLSLVKSISTEISRSEPEVSQSKSDSRLNLHLQWKNLTQPKGRSDGDSRTAPPSPIALSPSEGTKAGFFKIELEDTKRKFSEAMQEPMFSKPISIFSKIMGDEKENAAAGSPKHQRATGTHSAGSPSSRGVYVGRMESTEVGITESPLRSTKRTDGDSPPVFDWPCVKHPKKGLPTRTCSVHDHHGNKPNDNSEELEICTYDEVMQVFAIESHHHRRPRRLPGSLISSGPHRVVVQPTSPPPPPHMVLFCVAVLSYAYFILPLGPYISGLALGVAFGFLLGLLLIRLGSTRHTAQPHPHRDVQALTEVVKQADALGNESDVLKGWLNEMFEYDPETYHLSLTHSVFASLEGHCLRLDYPRNNISRRATYDEKPPEAAVVSTRCFQLRHSKVFLLPSELARKRLWNLKYPICIELAEGEGVMEEGRGTVETPKEEQGGNPQLQTRPTSNPKPAANLPTTLYLFGRTGREKEEWFHHFLSASMVMEKEKENERPGRCVCRSDVPVLRGVSPSRQSQDSRGSSRIGSTEEDLPIPPSAPSIQPSRMGSPLLDYPTYMARFLPSEQPSPLPSPPLNSTETSPTNKVRCTCDFPEFPVEDNTDWVNALIGRIFWDFLREKYWADIVSRKIQKKLSKIRLPYFMNELTLTELDMGSCLPQITSASRPVVNSRGLWLELEVVYTGALQMTLETKINLSKLGKEGKEGKEGSLDTDSLTDTGSLGSRPVLSVLADSDEESSSAGSSDEEEVLLSEHQSIVGEKGTLPGAEGIAAGGGRTGRRILRFVDKIAKSKYFQKATENEYIKKKIEEMSNTPLLLAVEVQELSGTLAVNIPPPPTDRIWYSFCVPPKLDLRVRPKLGEREVTFCHVTEWIEKKLQDEFEKVFVLPNMDDIYLPLMHSGMDSPPAGLLEECPAQSSHSQHSSMESIERISQDNTAADLDLDYTEQKYELNM; encoded by the exons ATGGCAGAGATAGGAGAAAATGTggcaagaggaagagaagaaggagaTGATGGAGTGGGAGGTTTAAGGCCACCTCATGACCCCCAGAGCCCTGCCCACTTTCCCTTTTCTGCTCCCCCAGTTAGGGCCCACCATGTCGGGCTCAGGAGGGGCATCGTGATCCAGCTAACAGGCACAGAGGGTGAGTGGGACAGTCTGGATGACAACGAGCTCATCTTCCCCCTTGAACACAACGACTATGACGACCAGACTCCCTACATCTCCCTCTCCAAGGAGAGACAGAACTCCATGGAAGAGGAGAACCAACACTGCCTGGACTCCCCAGCCTTCCAcgtacccctctccccctcctcacctgGGTCCCTGGGGGACTGCTCCAACTCAGCCCCCAGCTTCCTCtcccccagcccagccacccCCACCCACCGGCCACTGGCTAGCCTGGTCAAGTCCCTGTCCACGGAGCTGGAGCTCCCTCATGGCTCATCCCTCAGACCCAGGCCCTTCCTCAGCCTAGTCAAGTCCATCTCTACTGAGATCTCCCGCTCAGAGCCAGAGGTGTCGCAGTCCAAGTCTGACTCCCGCCTCAACCTGCACCTGCAGTGGAAGAACCTGACTCAGCCTAAGGGAAGGAGTGACGGAGACTCCCGTACCGCGCCACCCTCGCCCATCGCTCTATCCCCGTCCGAGGGCACCAAGGCGGGCTTCTTCAAAATAGAGCTGGAGGACACGAAGCGGAAGTTCTCTGAGGCCATGCAGGAGCCTATGTTCAGTAAACCTATCAGTATTTTCAGTAAGATCATGGGGGATGAGAAGGAGAATGCAGCAGCAGGCAGCCCCAAGCACCAGAGAGCTACAGGGACTCACTCAGCTGGCTCCCCCAGCTCCAGAGGTGTCTATGTGGGGAGGATGGAAAGCACGGAGGTGGGCATCACAGAGTCTCCGCTGCGGAGCACCAAGAGAACGGATGGTGACTCTCCGCCGGTGTTTGACTGGCCGTGTGTCAAACACCCAAAGAAGGGTCTGCCCACTAGAACATGTTCTGTCCACGATCACCACGGTAACAAACCCAACGACAATTCAGAGGAACTGGAGATCTGCACCTACGATGAAGTCATGCAGGTTTTTGCCATTGAGAGTCATCATCACAGGCGCCCGCGGAGATTGCCTGGTTCGCTGATCTCCTCAGGACCCCATCGTGTGGTTGTTcaacccacctctccacctcctccaccacacatGGTGTTGTTCTGTGTGGCTGTGTTGTCCTACGCCTACTTCATCCTTCCCCTGGGCCCCTATATATCAGGCCTGGCTCTGGGCGTGGCCTTTGGCTTCCTGCTGGGGCTGCTGCTCATCAGGTTGGGCTCAACCAGACACACTGCTCAGCCACATCCACACAGAGACGTTCAGGCCCTGACTGAGGTTGTTAAGCAGGCTGATGCCCTCGGCAACGAATCAGACGTCCTCAAG GGCTGGCTGAACGAGATGTTTGAGTACGACCCAGAGACCTACCACCTGTCCCTGACCCACTCTGTGTTCGCCAGCCTGGAGGGGCACTGCCTTCGCCTGGACTACCCCAGGAACAACATCAGCCGCAGAGCCACCTACGATGAAAAGCCTCCCGAGGCTGCGGTTGTCAGCACACGCTGCTTCCAGCTACGACACAGCAAG GTGTTCCTGCTGCCCTCTGAGCTAGCCCGTAAGAGGCTGTGGAACCTGAAGTACCCTATCTGCATTGAGctggcagagggagagggggtcatggaggaggggaggggcaCAGTGGAGACGCCAAAAGAGGAGCAGGGGGGAAACCCCCAACTCCAAACACGACCCACCTCCAACCCCAAACCAGCAGCCAACCTCCCCACAACCCTATACCTCTTCGGACggacaggaagagagaaggaggagtggttTCATCACTTCCTGTCCGCGTCCATGGTaatggagaaggagaaggagaatgagaggCCTGGCAGATGTGTGTGCAGATCAG ATGTGCCGGTATTGCGAGGGGTGAGCCCTTCAAGACAGTCCCAGGACAGCAGAGGTTCCAGCAGGATTGGGAGCACTGAAGAGGACCTCCCCATTCCCCCTTCTGCCCCCTCCATCCAACCATCCAGGATGGGCTCTCCACTGCTGGACTACCCTACCTACATGGCTCGTTTCCTGCCCTCAGAGCAGCCCAGCCCCCTGCCCAGTCCACCCCTCAACAGCACAGAGACAAGCCCCACCAACAAAGTGAGG TGCACCTGTGATTTCCCAGAGTTCCCGGTGGAGGACAACACTGACTGGGTCAATGCACTGATTGGTCGAATATTCTGGGACTTCCTGCGTGAGAAATATTGGGCGGACATTGTCTCCAGAAAGATCCAGAAAAAGTTGAGCAAAatcaga ctgccTTACTTCATGAATGAGCTGACTCTGACTGAACTGGACATGGGCTCCTGTCTGCCCCAAATCACCAGTGCGTCCAGACCTGTAGTCAACAGCAGAG gcTTGTGGCTGGAGCTGGAGGTGGTATACACTGGGGCCCTGCAGATGACCCTGGAGACCAAGATCAACCTGTCCAAACTGGGCAAGGAGGGCAAGGAGGGCAAGGAGGGAAGCCTGGACACTGACAGCCTCACTGATACTGGCAGCCTAGG ATCCAGACCCGTCCTCAGTGTTTTGGCTGACAGTGATGAAGAGTCCTCCAGCGCCGGCTCTTCAGATGAGGAGGAAGTACTGCTCTCAGAGCACCAAAGCATTGTGGGAGAAAAGGGGACTCTACCTGGTGCTGAAGG gATTGCTGCTGGTGGCGGGAGGACAGGCAGGCGGATTTTGAGATTTGTAGACAAAATTGCTAAGTCTAAGTACTTCCAGAAGGCGACAGAGAATGAGTACATCAAAAAGAAGATTGAGGAGATGTCCAACACGCCCCTGCTGCTGGCAGTGGAGGTTCAGGAGCTTTCTGGAACACTGGCTGTcaacatccctcctccccctactgATAGAATATG GTACAGTTTCTGTGTGCCTCCCAAGCTGGACCTGCGTGTCAGACCCAAgctgggggagagggaggtcACCTTCTGTCACGTGACCGAGTGGATCGAGAAGAAGCTGCAGGATGAGTTTGAG AAAGTTTTTGTGCTGCCCAACATGGACGATATCTACCTGCCTCTGATGCACTCTGGGATGGACAGTCCTCCAGCTGGGCTGCTGGAGGAGTGTCCAGCCCAGTCGTCACACTCACAACACTCCTCCATGGAGTCCATCGAGAGGATCTCCCAGGACAATACTGCTGCAGACTTGGACTTggactacactgaacaaaaatatgaactcaacatgtaa